Genomic segment of Gloeocapsa sp. PCC 7428:
GAAGCGATTTGCGCCACAAGTTTGTAATTTTGTAACTGCGTCAATTGCTGCGATCGCTTGATTTTTGCTTTTGTTCTCAAAGTAAAAACTCTGTTGATTTGGTTCGGCTATTTGCTGAAGTACGATTAATGGATCGACGCTATCAATTTCGAGCGAAACACTCACGATCTGCGAGTCATTTGCTACATTTTGTTGGCAATAGGAAAGAAATTGGTATAGCTCATTATGGTAAACAAAAGTATGCGGGTGACACGGTAAAACTGGCATGGATGGCGAAAAAGTAAATTTTTTTAAAGTTTTCTTCCTAAGTTGTGATTAACCGTGGCGTATTGCTAGTAACATAACTCATGCTGTGATTAACCACTTTGTTGTCTAACCTAAAAACTAGACAGGCGAAGGAGGGCTTTTACCGTGTACTGCTTCTCTAGCAAGGTGTATCATCGCTTCCACAGTTTGATCTCTCATTTTATGTTACAGAATAATCGACAATGTTTAAAGAGAATTTTATAATTTTCTATTAACAGGGTGAGACTTTTATCTATTACAAAGAAAGTTTACTAATATAACAGCTTTTGTGCGATTTAGCAGTTTAATCAAACTAACATAATGACTACAAAACTGATAGAATATCCAAATACCAAGTTATGGATGGCAGCAATTAAGCCACCAATGTACAGCGTGGCAATTATGCCAATATGGGTAGGAAGTGCGGTCGCATTTGCTGAAACTAAATATTTTCACCCAGCAGTATTCTCAACTTTTATCGCTGCGGCAATATTCATTCTTGCTTGGGAAAATTTGAGTAATGATGTGTTTGATTCAGAAACTGGAATCGATAAAAATAAAGCTCATTCACTCGTTAATTTAACAGGTAATAAATCGTTTATATTTTGGCTAGGAAACTTATTTCTAGCGTTAGGATTACTCGGAATATTAGCAATTGCTTGGTGGCAACAAGATTTAACGGTCGTTGGTATAATTTTACTGTGCTGCGTGTTGGGTTATATGTACCAAGGACCTCCTTTTCGTCTAGGGTATCAAGGTTTAGGTGAGATTATTTGTTTTATTTGTTTTGGTCCATTGGCAGTCGCAGCAGCATATTATAGCCAAACGCAATCATGGTCACTTATGAGTTTAGCGGCTAGTGTCATTGTGGGCATTGTCACGAGTTTGATTTTATTTTGTTCGCATTTTCATCAAGTCAAAGACGATTTAGCCGCAGGAAAGCGATCGCCCATTGTGCGCATGGGAACTAAGCGCTCCGCACAACTTTTGCCTTGGGTTGGTGGTAGTATTTATGTCATAGTGGGTTTATTTGTCATTCTCGGCATATTTCCCGTTTGGACGTTACTCAGCTTGCTCAGCTTACCGTATGCATTAAAGCTATTTCGTCACGTTTGGGAATACCACAATCAACCCGAAAAAGTGAGCAATTGCAAATTCTTAGCCGTAGAAATGCATTTTTGGAGTAGTTTGCTACTTGGGCTAGGTTTTATGCTAGCAGCAAGTTAAGTAATGGTTGGTCATTGGGTCAACTTATTAACCATTCCCCATTCCCCATTACCTAGCCTTAAAAAGTATGATTTCTAACATTTGATGTGGAAATAGCAACCTACCAGCTTGAGTTTCGTCGCTACCAACGACAATTTCAATCACCACTTCACACAAGTTACGGTATCTGGAAAGTGCGTGAGGGAATTATTCTGCGTTTTACAGATGTGACGGGTAAGGTAGACTATGGTGAAATTGCCCCTATAAGTTGGTTTGGTTCGGAAACAATCGAACAAGCTTGGGATTTTTGCTGTCAGCTACCGCCAAAAGTAACTCAGGAGATGATTGATTCGATTCCCGATACTTTACCCGCGTGTCAATTCGGGTTTGAGTCAGCGTTGGAAGAGGTGGGGGATGGAAAACCTAGTTTAACTTGTAGTGGGTTGTTACCTGCTGGAGAAGCAGCTTTAGGCGCTTGGGAGAAATTGTGGGAAAAAGGTTATCGTACCTTTAAATGGAAAATTGGCGTTGAGGCGATCGCAGAGGAATTGAAAATCTTTGCAAAACTGATGCAATTACCCGTGTCGGCGAAACTACGCTTAGATGCGAATGGAGGATTAAGTTACGATCAGGCGCAATTGTGGTTGCAGATGTGCGATCGCTTAGCAGAAAATTCCGCAGGAACTGTAGAAGTTGAGTATCTCGAACAACCATTAGCAGTAGAAGAATTTGCGGCGATGTTAGAGTTGAGTCGTTGTTACAGATGTGCGATCGCATTAGATGAGTCTGTCGCGACATTGAAGCAATTACAAGAATGCTACTACAAAGGTTGGCGGGGGATTTTCATTATCAAGCCTGCGATCGCGGGGTTTCCTTCACGTCTGCGTCAGTTTTGTCATCAATATCAAATCGATGCAGTTTTCTCGTCTGTCTTTGAAACAGAAATTGGTAAATCAGCAGCTTTGAAACTTGCAAATGAATTATCTTCACCAGATCGGGCAATTGGGTTTGGAGTCGATCATTTGTTTGCGCAAGAAGATAGCCAATGGCTAGAAAGATTATGGAGTACTCGCTAGCGGATTTTAAGAACTACACCAAACATCATTTACTTTGTAAAAATAGCGATCGCCTACCGCAATTAATTGAGGAGATCTCTTCACAAATTCAATTTCAACAAAATTCTAAAGTTCTTCTTGCTGAACGCGAACCTGTAAGATTTTTAGCGAGTTTTATCGCGGCTTATACTGCGGGCTATCCTATTTTTCTATGTAATCCTGATTGGGGAAACTACGAGTGGCAACAAGTCTTTGATTTAGTTCAACCCGACATTATCTTAGCAAGTCATTTAGAAATCCCCGCCACAGTTACCACCAATACCAATT
This window contains:
- the menA gene encoding 2-carboxy-1,4-naphthoquinone phytyltransferase, whose amino-acid sequence is MTTKLIEYPNTKLWMAAIKPPMYSVAIMPIWVGSAVAFAETKYFHPAVFSTFIAAAIFILAWENLSNDVFDSETGIDKNKAHSLVNLTGNKSFIFWLGNLFLALGLLGILAIAWWQQDLTVVGIILLCCVLGYMYQGPPFRLGYQGLGEIICFICFGPLAVAAAYYSQTQSWSLMSLAASVIVGIVTSLILFCSHFHQVKDDLAAGKRSPIVRMGTKRSAQLLPWVGGSIYVIVGLFVILGIFPVWTLLSLLSLPYALKLFRHVWEYHNQPEKVSNCKFLAVEMHFWSSLLLGLGFMLAAS
- a CDS encoding o-succinylbenzoate synthase, with amino-acid sequence MEIATYQLEFRRYQRQFQSPLHTSYGIWKVREGIILRFTDVTGKVDYGEIAPISWFGSETIEQAWDFCCQLPPKVTQEMIDSIPDTLPACQFGFESALEEVGDGKPSLTCSGLLPAGEAALGAWEKLWEKGYRTFKWKIGVEAIAEELKIFAKLMQLPVSAKLRLDANGGLSYDQAQLWLQMCDRLAENSAGTVEVEYLEQPLAVEEFAAMLELSRCYRCAIALDESVATLKQLQECYYKGWRGIFIIKPAIAGFPSRLRQFCHQYQIDAVFSSVFETEIGKSAALKLANELSSPDRAIGFGVDHLFAQEDSQWLERLWSTR